In Fimbriiglobus ruber, a genomic segment contains:
- a CDS encoding AAA family ATPase, whose product MLERLELIGFKSFADRTRFDFAPGITAVVGPNGSGKSNIVDAVRWLLGEQSAKSLRGGEMTDVIFNGSSTRKSLGMAEVTMTFDNARRILGVDADEVQITRRVYRDGQGEYLVNGRDARLKDIKELFLGSGAGHGAYSVIEQGRVDALLTASTRDRRMIFEEAAGISRFKAKKLETLRKLERVDEDLVRVGDILRELDGRLRSLRLQAGKAQRYQEYTTQLRDLRVGVGLADYRKLSADLSAEERALAALRAELGGATDRAGAGEADLARLDRELDVTDQALRHHEKELAAARQTIAENEADVRSEREPILRLEAGLLANGEERAKLGADVRRAAGELAGVGAEIEAAAERVAAESERAAAAATAVGAVSGQLTALARRATDARAAQFDLAREATRLHSEASAHLLQADQSRALIKRKRDAVERNTNEHDALDRFLSDLSRSDTDLRQRLTDVRQEHATHVAARDALRHQADARRSDIQTLAERRSALHGRADVLDGLERSLEGLGAGVRAVLRRVGAAEAPLAGAVLGLVADVLTVPRDVAGLVDLALGDSSQRFVVRDRAALDTVLGALRDLPGRVGLIPLAGRPAPPVLDDAGADDFSLSVPGTRSETPPLVPASGAAWPPAVPISFPPTGEPPPQPASLFVHCDQPELAALPHQLLGHVLVVDDLPAARRWMPACPGFRFITRSGELLEPDGTVTVGPPQTEAGILSRKSELRDLRVQIAAAAARIAALEREQADLNARADALEALINAREADIRALDGEAGSLREKMLEKRQAQQNLAEQLALLASDIALAEADLARADAAWQETSGRAAAADREAKDVAIRLEETLAAQTAAEQDKDRKVTEDADARVALGRATDRLASLRRTRDDLDADLRRKRIAAAHLLSDERKTRGLLTESQLHVLRATATAAAAYGAKDTHERQIADLAARRADLRTARDRRDEELKQARTAWQSQRDAAHKHELAARELTARRDNISQRVRDDFGVDLPALAGAAHPTPPPRSDDEPILLTVVAGGAADPTATAATTPALVEPPSPPEDAQQQIDDLRQKIAKLGSVNLEALDELADAEKRTTDLRSQFDDLTNSRGKLQHIIDQINTDSRRLFGETLATVREHFQELFRKLFGGGMADIVLEDESDILESGIEITARPPGKEPQRISLLSGGERALTAVALLLAIFRSRPSPFCLLDEIDAAMDEANTQRLAGLLKEFSDRSQFIVITHKKRTMAVADVLHGVTMQESGVSKIVAVRFEDWQDEEHGGTRAAA is encoded by the coding sequence ATGCTCGAACGCCTCGAACTGATCGGGTTTAAGTCGTTTGCCGACCGCACGCGGTTCGACTTCGCCCCGGGCATCACCGCGGTCGTCGGGCCGAACGGGAGCGGCAAGAGCAACATCGTCGACGCCGTCCGCTGGCTGCTCGGCGAGCAGTCCGCCAAGAGCCTCCGCGGCGGCGAGATGACGGACGTCATCTTCAACGGGTCGAGCACCCGCAAGAGCCTCGGCATGGCCGAGGTGACGATGACGTTCGACAACGCCCGCCGCATCCTCGGGGTCGACGCGGACGAAGTCCAAATCACCCGCCGGGTCTACCGCGACGGCCAGGGCGAGTATCTCGTCAACGGCCGCGACGCCCGCCTCAAGGACATCAAAGAGCTGTTCCTCGGGTCCGGGGCCGGACACGGGGCGTACAGCGTCATCGAGCAGGGCCGCGTCGACGCCCTCCTGACCGCGTCCACCCGCGACCGCCGGATGATCTTCGAGGAGGCGGCCGGCATCAGCCGGTTCAAGGCCAAGAAGCTCGAAACCCTCCGCAAGCTCGAACGGGTCGACGAAGACCTGGTCCGCGTCGGCGACATCCTGCGGGAACTCGACGGCCGCCTCCGGTCGCTCCGCCTCCAGGCGGGCAAGGCCCAGCGCTACCAGGAGTACACCACCCAACTCCGCGACCTGCGGGTCGGCGTCGGGTTAGCCGATTACCGGAAATTGTCGGCCGACCTGTCGGCCGAGGAGCGTGCGCTGGCTGCCCTCCGGGCCGAGCTGGGCGGCGCCACCGACCGGGCCGGTGCCGGGGAAGCCGACCTCGCGCGACTGGACCGCGAGCTGGACGTGACGGACCAGGCGCTGCGGCACCACGAGAAGGAACTCGCCGCCGCCCGCCAGACGATTGCGGAAAACGAGGCCGACGTCCGGTCCGAGCGCGAGCCGATCCTCCGGTTGGAGGCCGGCCTCCTCGCCAACGGCGAAGAGCGGGCGAAACTCGGGGCGGACGTCCGCCGGGCCGCCGGCGAACTGGCGGGCGTCGGGGCCGAGATCGAAGCTGCCGCCGAGCGGGTCGCCGCCGAAAGTGAGCGGGCGGCGGCGGCGGCGACGGCCGTCGGGGCCGTCAGCGGGCAACTCACCGCGCTGGCCAGGCGAGCCACGGACGCCCGCGCGGCGCAATTCGACCTTGCCCGCGAGGCGACGCGGTTGCACAGCGAGGCGAGCGCCCACCTTCTCCAGGCCGACCAGTCGCGGGCTCTAATCAAACGGAAGCGGGACGCCGTCGAGCGGAACACGAACGAGCACGACGCCCTCGACCGCTTCCTGTCCGACCTGTCGCGGTCCGACACCGACCTCCGCCAGCGGCTCACCGACGTGCGGCAGGAACACGCCACACACGTCGCCGCCCGGGACGCCCTCCGCCACCAGGCCGACGCCCGGCGGTCCGACATCCAGACGCTCGCGGAACGCCGCAGCGCCCTCCACGGTCGGGCGGACGTCCTCGATGGTCTGGAGCGGAGTCTGGAAGGGCTGGGAGCCGGCGTCCGCGCCGTCCTCCGCCGGGTCGGGGCCGCCGAAGCCCCGCTCGCCGGCGCCGTCCTCGGCCTCGTCGCCGACGTCCTCACCGTCCCCCGCGACGTGGCCGGCCTCGTCGACCTCGCCCTCGGCGATTCGTCCCAACGGTTCGTCGTCCGCGACCGCGCGGCGCTCGACACCGTCCTCGGCGCCCTCCGCGACCTGCCCGGCCGCGTCGGGCTCATCCCGCTGGCGGGTCGCCCCGCCCCGCCGGTTCTGGACGATGCTGGGGCCGACGATTTCAGCCTGTCCGTTCCCGGCACCCGGTCCGAGACACCGCCACTCGTTCCCGCGAGTGGGGCCGCGTGGCCGCCGGCCGTCCCGATTTCGTTCCCGCCCACGGGCGAACCGCCGCCACAGCCCGCGTCCCTGTTCGTCCACTGCGACCAACCCGAACTGGCGGCGCTGCCGCACCAGCTCCTCGGGCACGTGCTGGTCGTGGACGATCTGCCGGCCGCCCGCCGGTGGATGCCGGCGTGTCCCGGCTTCCGCTTCATCACCCGGTCGGGCGAACTGCTCGAACCCGACGGAACGGTCACCGTCGGGCCGCCCCAGACGGAGGCCGGGATTCTGTCGCGCAAAAGCGAACTCCGCGACCTCCGCGTCCAAATCGCCGCCGCCGCTGCCCGGATCGCCGCCCTCGAACGCGAGCAGGCGGACCTCAACGCCCGCGCCGACGCCCTCGAAGCGCTAATCAATGCCCGCGAAGCGGACATCCGGGCGCTGGACGGCGAAGCCGGGTCGCTCCGCGAGAAGATGCTCGAAAAGCGGCAGGCCCAGCAGAACCTGGCGGAACAACTCGCGCTGCTCGCCAGCGACATCGCGCTCGCGGAAGCCGACCTGGCCCGGGCCGACGCCGCGTGGCAGGAAACGTCCGGCCGGGCCGCCGCCGCCGATCGTGAAGCGAAAGACGTCGCCATTCGGTTGGAAGAAACGCTGGCTGCCCAGACGGCGGCGGAACAAGACAAGGACCGCAAGGTGACCGAGGACGCGGACGCCCGCGTCGCCCTCGGCCGCGCGACCGACCGCCTCGCGTCGCTCCGGCGGACCCGCGACGACCTGGACGCCGACCTGCGGCGGAAGCGGATCGCTGCGGCGCACCTCCTGTCCGACGAGCGGAAGACCCGCGGCCTCCTGACCGAATCGCAGCTCCACGTCCTCCGGGCGACCGCGACCGCCGCCGCCGCTTACGGGGCCAAGGATACCCACGAGCGACAGATCGCGGACCTGGCCGCCCGCCGGGCCGACCTCCGTACCGCCCGCGATCGCCGCGACGAGGAGTTGAAGCAGGCGCGGACCGCCTGGCAATCGCAGCGGGACGCCGCCCACAAGCACGAGCTGGCCGCCCGCGAGCTGACGGCCCGGCGCGACAACATCTCCCAGCGCGTCCGCGACGACTTCGGCGTGGACCTCCCCGCGCTGGCCGGCGCCGCCCACCCGACCCCACCGCCCCGGAGCGACGACGAGCCGATCCTGCTGACTGTCGTCGCCGGCGGCGCCGCGGACCCTACAGCGACCGCGGCCACGACGCCGGCTCTTGTCGAACCGCCGTCACCGCCCGAGGACGCCCAACAACAGATCGACGATCTACGGCAGAAGATCGCCAAGCTCGGCAGTGTGAACCTGGAGGCACTGGACGAACTCGCGGACGCGGAAAAGCGGACGACCGACCTCCGCTCGCAGTTCGACGACCTGACGAACAGCCGGGGCAAGTTGCAGCACATCATCGACCAGATCAACACCGACAGCCGGCGACTGTTCGGCGAGACGCTGGCCACGGTCCGAGAACACTTTCAAGAGTTATTTCGCAAGCTGTTCGGCGGCGGCATGGCGGACATCGTACTGGAAGACGAGTCCGATATCCTGGAGAGTGGTATCGAGATCACGGCCCGCCCGCCGGGCAAGGAGCCGCAGCGCATCTCGCTCCTGAGCGGCGGCGAGCGGGCGCTGACGGCGGTGGCGCTGCTGCTGGCGATCTTCCGCAGCCGGCCGAGCCCGTTTTGCCTCCTGGATGAGATCGACGCCGCGATGGACGAGGCGAACACCCAGCGGTTGGCCGGCTTGTTGAAGGAGTTCAGTGACCGCAGCCAGTTCATCGTGATCACGCACAAGAAGCGGACGATGGCGGTGGCCGACGTCCTGCACGGGGTGACGATGCAGGAGAGCGGGGTGAGCAAGATCGTCGCCGTCCGGTTCGAGGACTGGCAGGACGAGGAACACGGCGGGACGCGGGCGGCGGCGTAG
- a CDS encoding flagellar basal body P-ring protein FlgI, which translates to MNRTTALVAGLLVALVGCMQQQTTSRSQVAEDATDKDAINTVGAITVVGNVEPIPVHGVGLVHGLNGTGSSPTADSWRTMLEQAIRRAKGNPRELLDDPNKTTSLVLVSAVIPPGGRIGDRLDVEVSLPPGSKTTSLKGGTLLACDLQNVELASNARQALASSGIPVGKVPLASGSTLLSGSRLAIAEGKVVAGYDGPVKSTGEGGPDPADGPRVGRIWGGAKNGIDRPYYFMLNESTPQPRLAMVVAERLNAVFHATGDKITKTAEAKVQGKPLVIAYVPPAYRLNPSRFLLVARQIPLTPITGDSPYRKQLENDLLRPETSLLAAIKLEALGVDSRQALRVGLQSDEPWVRFASAESLAYLGHADGAKDLAELAEKHAALRTHCLTALASLDDAICLDQLAELMKKPDPQLRYGAFVALRSADENHEALRTQKTATRSYHLHQVAPDSPPLVHVCTDRRSEVVLFGSHLPIAGPFSIPLGNEFTVTARANSPTVTVTRIVLKNGEPTPVEVTCVADAAAVLKALAELGGTFAEAAMFVAAAKKADAFTCAVAFNANPRGLAIQQLALISRSDPSVERADKEVERVGREDGDIQTASYDLPTAADGVQANAKPAAAAALNREPGRLFGAKRPDGTDGDAPQSTSAPAPALNREPGRLLGRD; encoded by the coding sequence ATGAACCGGACCACGGCTCTCGTCGCCGGGTTGCTCGTCGCGCTGGTTGGTTGCATGCAGCAGCAGACGACCAGTCGCTCCCAGGTTGCCGAAGACGCGACCGATAAGGACGCGATCAACACCGTCGGGGCGATCACCGTGGTCGGGAACGTGGAGCCGATCCCGGTCCACGGCGTCGGCCTCGTCCACGGGCTGAACGGGACCGGGAGCAGCCCGACCGCCGACTCCTGGCGGACCATGCTCGAACAGGCCATCCGGCGGGCCAAAGGCAACCCCCGCGAACTCCTCGACGACCCGAACAAAACCACCTCCCTCGTCCTCGTGTCCGCCGTCATCCCCCCGGGGGGTCGTATCGGGGACCGGTTAGACGTCGAGGTCTCGCTCCCCCCGGGCAGTAAAACCACCAGCCTCAAGGGCGGCACCCTCCTGGCCTGCGACCTGCAAAACGTCGAACTCGCGTCCAACGCCCGGCAAGCCCTGGCGTCGTCCGGCATCCCGGTCGGCAAGGTGCCGCTCGCGTCCGGCTCGACGCTCCTTTCGGGCAGCCGCCTCGCGATCGCCGAGGGCAAGGTCGTCGCCGGGTACGACGGGCCGGTGAAGTCGACCGGCGAGGGCGGGCCGGACCCGGCCGACGGCCCGCGGGTCGGCCGCATCTGGGGCGGGGCCAAGAACGGGATCGACCGCCCGTACTACTTCATGCTGAACGAGAGTACCCCGCAGCCGCGGCTCGCGATGGTCGTGGCCGAGCGGCTGAACGCCGTCTTCCACGCGACCGGGGACAAGATCACCAAGACGGCCGAGGCCAAGGTCCAGGGCAAGCCGCTCGTGATCGCGTACGTCCCGCCGGCGTACCGCCTGAACCCGTCGCGGTTCCTGCTGGTCGCCCGCCAGATCCCGCTCACCCCGATCACCGGGGACAGCCCGTACCGCAAACAACTGGAAAACGACCTGCTCCGGCCCGAAACGTCCTTGCTCGCCGCGATCAAGCTGGAAGCCCTCGGGGTGGACAGCCGGCAGGCGCTCCGGGTCGGCCTGCAGAGCGACGAGCCGTGGGTCCGGTTCGCGTCGGCCGAGTCCCTCGCCTACCTCGGGCACGCCGACGGGGCCAAGGACCTCGCCGAACTGGCCGAAAAACACGCGGCCCTGCGGACCCACTGCCTGACGGCCCTGGCTTCCCTGGACGACGCCATCTGCCTCGACCAACTCGCCGAACTGATGAAGAAGCCCGACCCGCAACTCCGGTACGGGGCGTTCGTCGCCCTTCGGTCGGCCGACGAGAACCACGAGGCCCTGCGGACCCAGAAGACCGCGACCCGCTCGTACCACCTGCACCAGGTCGCGCCCGACTCGCCCCCGCTCGTCCACGTGTGTACCGACCGGCGGTCCGAGGTGGTGTTGTTCGGGTCGCACCTCCCGATCGCCGGGCCGTTCTCGATCCCGCTCGGGAACGAGTTCACCGTGACCGCCCGGGCGAACTCGCCGACCGTCACCGTCACCCGGATCGTGCTGAAGAACGGCGAGCCGACCCCCGTCGAGGTGACGTGCGTGGCCGACGCGGCGGCCGTCCTCAAGGCGCTGGCCGAACTGGGCGGGACGTTCGCCGAGGCGGCCATGTTCGTCGCGGCGGCCAAGAAGGCCGACGCGTTCACGTGCGCCGTCGCGTTCAACGCGAACCCGCGGGGGTTGGCGATCCAACAGCTCGCCCTCATCTCCCGGTCCGACCCGTCGGTCGAGCGGGCGGACAAGGAAGTCGAGCGGGTCGGCCGCGAGGACGGGGATATCCAGACCGCGTCGTACGACCTGCCGACCGCGGCCGACGGGGTGCAAGCCAACGCGAAGCCGGCCGCGGCCGCGGCCCTCAACCGCGAGCCCGGCCGCCTGTTCGGCGCCAAGCGGCCCGACGGCACCGACGGCGACGCCCCGCAATCGACTTCCGCCCCGGCCCCGGCCCTCAACCGCGAGCCCGGCCGCCTGCTCGGCCGGGACTGA